The following are encoded together in the Humulus lupulus chromosome 5, drHumLupu1.1, whole genome shotgun sequence genome:
- the LOC133779360 gene encoding uncharacterized protein LOC133779360, with protein MLCGVTLDANNHLYPVAFGIVDSENHDSWKYFMSKLKEAIGEVEDLAFVSDKHASITYALETIFPDAYHGACYHYISMNVIAKSKTDHCHVLMYNAAYAFRKSEFHTHFEKIKSKVPAITQYLDGMGFDKWSRAYFPGNRYNIMTSNYAESFNNKTGEARSFSITTFVEFIRFTLQSWFCDRRETSKKTTTTLALTYEKDLVDMAKKARFLIPYAIGRHEFHVLDAASIPRTSAMLTLNGTNHKQWVESLMMNLTLMRVDLALRMDAPPKPTDDATEKDKKSYEEHSNRCCLMLMRYHMDESISDSIP; from the exons aTGTTATGTGGAGTCACGTTGGATGCAAATAACCATCTATATCCAGTTGCATTTGGTATTGTGGATAGTGAGAATCatgattcttggaagtatttcatgtcaaAGCTAAAGGAAGCGATTGGGGAAGTTGAGGACCTGGCGTTTGTATCTGACAAACATGCAAGTATTACATATGCCTTGGAAACTATTTTCCCCGATGCCTATCACGGTGCTTGCTACCACTACATTAGTATGAATGTGATTGCTAAATCTAAGACTGATCATTGTCATGTGTTGATGTATAACGCGGCATATGCTTTTAGGAAATCTGAGTTCCACACTCACTtcgaaaaaatcaaatcaaaagtcCCAGCTATTACTCAATACCTAGATGGCATGGGTTTTGATAAGTGGTctcgtgcttactttcctggaaatag gtataatataatgacaagcaattacgctgaaagtttcaacaataagACCGGAGAAGCTAGGAGTTTTTCGATAACTACATTCGTCGAATTTATTCGCTTCACACTGCAGTCTTGGTTCTGTGATAGGAGAGAAACTAGCAAGAAGACAACTACAACTCTTGCACTGACTTATGAGAAAGATTTGGTGGATATGGCTAAGAAAGCTCGATTCTTGATCCCTTATGCAATAGGGAGGCATGAGTTCCATGTGTTAGATG ctGCAAGCATTCCAAGAACCTCTGCCATGTTGACACTGAATGgaaccaaccacaagcagtggGTTGAATCTCTCATGATGAACTTGACTCTTATGAGagtggacttggccttgagaatgGATGCACCACCTAAACCCACTGATGATGCCACTGAAAAGGACAAGAAATCCTATGAGGAGcattccaatcgttgttgtttgatGCTTATGAGGTATCACATGGATGAATCCATTAGTGATAGCATTCCTTAG